In Flavobacterium praedii, the DNA window CTAAATTGTATGGTCGCTATTGAAGTGAAAATAGAAAAATTTAAACCCGAACATTTAGGACAGCTTAATTTTTATCTTGAAGCACTAGACAGAGATATTCGCAAACCACATGAACAACCCAGCATTGGTATATTGTTGTGCAATGGCAAAGATGACATTGTTGTAGAATATGCTTTAAGCCGAACAGTATCGCCGACATTAGTAGCCGATTATCAAACAAAACTTCCTAGTAAAGAACTACTACAGCGCAAGTGGAAAGAGATTTTAGAGTCACTCGATACGGGATATAGTAACGAACAAGAAATATTTTAATTTATGAATGCAACCACATCCTATCTTGAAAGCGTAAAAAAGCAATTTCTCTACTATAAAATGTTGGGAGAAAAAGCCATGGAGCAACTAGAGCCGGAACAACTTTTTGTATCTATAAACAAAGACACCAATAGTATTGCCGTGATTGTAAAACACCTTACGGGAAATATGGTGTCACGTTGGACCGATTTCCTAACTACAGATGGTGAGAAAGAAACAAGAAACCGTGATACTGAATTTGAAAATGATTTACAAACCAAAGATGAGTTATTGATCTCTTGGAATGCAGGTTGGGATTGCTTTCTCAGCGCTTTAGACGGTTTGCAAACAGATCAACTTTCGGAGATAATTTACATCAGGAATGAAGGTCATACGGTTATTGAAGCCATCAACAGGCAACTGGCGCATTATCCGTATCATATTGGTCAAATTATTTTTTATGCCAAACAATTAAAAAATAGTGACTGGAATAGTTTATCCATTCCAAAAAATAAATCGAATAGTTATAATGCCGATAAATTTGCACAAGAGAAATCGATTAAAAATTTTACGGAAGAAGAATTTAGAAGATTGAAATAAGACAACGAACATCACTGCCCCAGATGGAAGTGAAAACCCCGCAGGGCTATACCCTATTTTTTCCTGCTCCAAAAGAGCGACCAAAGGAAGCTCCTTTTGGGGCATTGGAAAAAAAGGGGATAGCACGAGGAGTTGCAACGAACAGCTGGACAAGGCCCAAATAATACTTAAAACGACTTGAAATGAAAAAAATAATAATGCTTTCTCCACTATTACTCTTTATGTCCTGTTATAATACGGATCGCAACTGTGCTGACTTTAAAACTGGGAAATTTAAATTTGAATATGAAATTGACGGAATTAAAAAAACTACAGTCTTTGAACGTAATGACAGTATTGAAATTGAGACTTTTGAGGGTAAAACGGACACTTCAACAGTACGTTGGGTGAATGATTGCGAGTATGTTTTGCAAAAAAAACATCCTAAAAACAAGGCCGAAGAGAAGGCAATTGACATGAAAATCTTGACAACTACAAAAAATTCCTATACCTTTGAATTTGGAATGATGGGTGTTGATGAGAAACAACGCGGTACAGTTACCAAAATTTCAAATTAAGAAACACATACTAAACCTCTAAGAATATAAAATGGAAGTATTTTTGAACCCCGATGCTTGGATTGCCTTATTAACATTAACGTTTCTCGAAATTGTTTTAGGTATTGATAACATCATTTTTATCTCTATTGCAACTGGAAAATTAGCAATTGAAGACCGTAAAAAAGCTACTAAAATAGGAATGTTTTTAGCCATGTTCATGAGAATTGGGCTTTTGTTTGGAATCAATTTTTTGATCCAAATGAAAAAACCCTGGTTCACGATAGATTGGGCTTGGTTACATGCTGGAATTACGGGGCAAAGTGTTATTTTATTATTAGGGGGCTTATTCTTAATTTATAAAAGTACGAATGAAATACGTGAAAAAGTAGACGAAAGAGGTCATGAAGAAAAAGAATTAGGCAAGGCTGCGGCAAAATCTTTTCAAAGTGTAATACTTCAAATTATAATGATAGACTTGGTTTTCTCTTTTGACAGTATTTTGACTGCTGTTGGTATGACCAATGGCGTTGAAGGTGCTTTGTATATAATGATTACTGCAGTAGTTATTTCGGTTTTGATTATGATGCAATTCGCGGT includes these proteins:
- a CDS encoding DUF1572 family protein; this translates as MNATTSYLESVKKQFLYYKMLGEKAMEQLEPEQLFVSINKDTNSIAVIVKHLTGNMVSRWTDFLTTDGEKETRNRDTEFENDLQTKDELLISWNAGWDCFLSALDGLQTDQLSEIIYIRNEGHTVIEAINRQLAHYPYHIGQIIFYAKQLKNSDWNSLSIPKNKSNSYNADKFAQEKSIKNFTEEEFRRLK
- a CDS encoding DNA topoisomerase IV, whose protein sequence is MKKIIMLSPLLLFMSCYNTDRNCADFKTGKFKFEYEIDGIKKTTVFERNDSIEIETFEGKTDTSTVRWVNDCEYVLQKKHPKNKAEEKAIDMKILTTTKNSYTFEFGMMGVDEKQRGTVTKISN
- a CDS encoding TerC family protein, with product MEVFLNPDAWIALLTLTFLEIVLGIDNIIFISIATGKLAIEDRKKATKIGMFLAMFMRIGLLFGINFLIQMKKPWFTIDWAWLHAGITGQSVILLLGGLFLIYKSTNEIREKVDERGHEEKELGKAAAKSFQSVILQIIMIDLVFSFDSILTAVGMTNGVEGALYIMITAVVISVLIMMQFAVPVGNFVNKHPSIQILGLSFLILIGFMLLTESAHLSNALIFGSHVTPVPKGYLYFAISFSLFVEILNMKMTKKKNS